In Ureibacillus thermophilus, the genomic stretch CATGATTCCACTGAAACGCTCAAAACATTCATCAGATAATTGCACCGCCAAAGTCATCGCAAGGCTTGCACCGGCTAATTTTATGTAAAAATGAAGAGGAGCCAATTGAAGCTGCGTCAATTTTTTTAAATAAGCAATTAATAGGATCGCCGCAATGAGCAGCACTGTGCTGCTTGACAACGCTGAACCTTGCACATTCCAGAACGGAACAAGGATCAGATTGCCGATTCCTTTCAAAAGAATCGCTCCTGATAAAATGAAAAAGGGCACTTTGAGTTTCCCTAAACCTTGCAGGATTGCTGTAAATGTCAAAATGATGGAAAGCGGTATGATTTGTAAAACATAAATCGATAAAACATTTTGCAGTGAATTTGTTTCAAACAGCATCTCATTGACATAAGGCATGACGATGACGAGACCAAGGGAAGCGGCCACCCCGAAAATAAGCGCCGCCCGATAAGTTAATTGCATAAAAGGCTTTGTGCCTCTCCCTGCCTGTTTTTTCGATTGTACTGCCACAATTGGAACAACGGCCACTGATAGCGAGGAGGCAATGACAAGTCCTAACTGAACAAGCGATTGGCCACGGTCATAAATTCCTTTCGTTTCCTTCGCTAATTGGGAATTCATGCCGCTTTCCACCATCAATGAATAAACCGTAAACGAATCAATCAGTTGAAAACATAAAAGCAACAAACTACTCATGCTGATACTGATGCTTAGCAAAGTCACTTCTTTGATGATAGGCCACTTCTTTTCTCGGGTCCATGCCCATTCAAATGAAAAGGGAGAAAATCGTTTTTTAGCAAAATAAAATAAACACACTATTCCTGCCACTTCGCCAACAACCGTTCCCAACACCGCCATATGTCCTGCTGCGTAAAGAGAGCGGGATGTAGCCATGACAAAAAAAGCTCCTGCTAAAATAATCGTCAC encodes the following:
- a CDS encoding putative polysaccharide biosynthesis protein; protein product: MPNSIGMKGYMKGALLLTISSIIVKVMSAIYRVPYQNLVGDAGFYIYQQVYPFISFFVAWTSGGFAAAISKMLADAELSPDASRKKSAISQTVFLYLAGLSLFFFSLLFFGANLLASWMGDEELSPLLRTGSFVTLFMPFLALMKGAFQSRGEMAPVAKAQVFEQFIRVTIILAGAFFVMATSRSLYAAGHMAVLGTVVGEVAGIVCLFYFAKKRFSPFSFEWAWTREKKWPIIKEVTLLSISISMSSLLLLCFQLIDSFTVYSLMVESGMNSQLAKETKGIYDRGQSLVQLGLVIASSLSVAVVPIVAVQSKKQAGRGTKPFMQLTYRAALIFGVAASLGLVIVMPYVNEMLFETNSLQNVLSIYVLQIIPLSIILTFTAILQGLGKLKVPFFILSGAILLKGIGNLILVPFWNVQGSALSSSTVLLIAAILLIAYLKKLTQLQLAPLHFYIKLAGASLAMTLAVQLSDECFERFSGIMANNRMEAAVFGFVLIAIGAFVFLTFVAKLRMLSEKEWFFIPFGRRMAAYQLWLNKRK